A single genomic interval of Romboutsia ilealis harbors:
- a CDS encoding 6-phospho-beta-glucosidase, producing the protein MKEGIKIVTIGGGSSYTPELIEGFIKRYDELPVKELWLVDIEKGREKLEIVSNLARRMVKKANIDMKIYSTLDRREALKDADFVTTQFRVGQLDARIKDEKIPLSHGLIGQETNGAGGLFKALRTIPVILDIIKDIQELCSDAWLINFTNPAGIVSEAVFRYTNFKRYIGLCNVPIGMKNNLAKLLEVDPSRIDMDFAGLNHMVYGLNVKLDGEDITGESIVKYIEGNITMKNIKDIEFNKEFIKALGVIPCPYHRYYYKSADMLKSELEEFKEGTIRGQVVKKLEEELFELYKDETLDIKPPQLEKRGGAYYSDAACNLINSIYNNKKDIQVVNTLNNGAISDFKDDEVVEVSCVITKEGPRPISMGYLPTAISGLVRQIKSFELLAAKAAVTGDYDTAYLALCINPLTSSDDVAKIVFDELIDAHSEYLIKK; encoded by the coding sequence ATGAAAGAGGGAATTAAGATAGTAACTATAGGTGGGGGGTCTAGCTATACACCAGAGCTTATAGAAGGATTTATAAAAAGATATGATGAACTTCCAGTTAAAGAATTATGGTTAGTTGATATTGAAAAAGGAAGAGAAAAATTAGAAATAGTATCAAATTTAGCTAGAAGAATGGTAAAAAAAGCTAATATAGATATGAAAATATATTCAACATTAGATAGAAGAGAAGCCTTAAAAGATGCTGATTTTGTAACTACACAATTTAGAGTAGGTCAATTAGATGCTAGAATAAAAGATGAAAAAATACCTCTATCTCATGGATTAATTGGTCAAGAAACCAATGGTGCTGGGGGATTGTTTAAAGCATTAAGAACAATTCCAGTAATACTAGACATAATAAAAGATATTCAAGAATTATGTAGTGATGCATGGCTTATAAACTTTACAAATCCAGCAGGTATTGTTAGTGAAGCTGTTTTTAGATATACGAATTTTAAAAGATACATAGGTTTATGTAATGTACCAATAGGCATGAAAAATAATTTAGCTAAGTTATTAGAAGTTGATCCTAGTAGAATAGATATGGATTTTGCGGGATTAAATCATATGGTTTATGGACTTAATGTAAAACTTGATGGTGAAGATATAACTGGTGAATCTATAGTTAAGTATATAGAAGGCAATATTACAATGAAAAATATAAAAGATATAGAATTTAACAAGGAATTTATAAAAGCTTTAGGTGTTATACCTTGTCCATATCACAGATATTATTATAAGTCAGCTGATATGCTTAAAAGTGAATTAGAAGAATTTAAGGAAGGAACGATTAGAGGTCAAGTAGTTAAAAAGTTAGAGGAAGAACTATTTGAACTTTATAAAGATGAAACTCTTGATATAAAACCACCTCAATTAGAAAAAAGAGGAGGAGCTTATTATAGTGATGCAGCATGTAATTTAATAAACTCTATTTATAATAATAAAAAAGATATACAAGTAGTTAATACATTAAATAATGGAGCTATAAGTGATTTTAAAGATGATGAAGTTGTTGAAGTAAGCTGTGTTATAACTAAGGAAGGTCCAAGACCAATTTCTATGGGATATTTACCAACAGCTATAAGTGGTTTAGTAAGGCAAATAAAATCATTTGAACTTTTAGCAGCAAAAGCGGCTGTTACAGGCGATTATGATACTGCATACTTAGCACTTTGTATAAATCCATTAACATCATCTGATGATGTTGCGAAGATAGTGTTTGATGAATTAATAGATGCTCATAGTGAATATCTTATAAAAAAATAA
- the chbG gene encoding chitin disaccharide deacetylase: MKILSKLIVNADDFGYSEAVNYGIISAHRNGIVTSTTMMANMPGFDHAVNLLKENKDLGCGVHMTLSCNKPLNDNLKSLVDENGMFYRRINEEVLNKIDLDELYYEFCSQIDKVKNAGIEITHLDSHHHVHTILYFKEVIKAIMDKYNLKIRGGFEYESDYKENVIPCVDLFYDKNVDIEFFNNNMAKIKSYDICDLMTHPAFIDNYLLNSTSYAINRAKEYEILTSKKVKTILNENEIILTNYKNL, translated from the coding sequence GTGAAAATATTGAGTAAATTAATAGTTAATGCAGATGATTTTGGATACAGCGAGGCTGTAAATTATGGGATTATATCTGCACATAGAAATGGAATAGTAACTTCGACAACAATGATGGCTAATATGCCTGGGTTTGATCATGCTGTAAACTTATTAAAAGAAAACAAAGACCTTGGATGTGGAGTTCATATGACATTAAGTTGTAATAAACCACTAAATGATAATTTAAAAAGTTTAGTTGATGAAAATGGGATGTTTTATAGAAGAATAAATGAAGAAGTTTTAAATAAAATTGATTTAGATGAACTATATTATGAATTTTGTTCTCAGATAGATAAAGTAAAAAATGCAGGTATTGAAATAACGCACTTAGATAGTCATCATCATGTTCATACAATTTTATATTTTAAAGAAGTTATAAAAGCTATAATGGATAAATATAATTTAAAAATAAGAGGTGGATTTGAGTATGAATCTGACTATAAGGAAAACGTTATTCCTTGTGTAGATTTATTTTATGATAAAAATGTTGATATAGAGTTTTTTAATAATAATATGGCAAAAATAAAGTCTTATGATATATGTGATTTAATGACTCATCCAGCATTTATAGATAATTACTTATTAAATTCAACTTCATACGCTATAAATAGAGCAAAAGAGTATGAAATATTGACTAGTAAAAAAGTAAAAACAATATTAAATGAAAATGAAATAATTTTAACTAATTATAAAAATCTATAA
- a CDS encoding PTS lactose/cellobiose transporter subunit IIA, which yields MEEIVLNIIIHSGNAKAKLYEALHASKENDFDKADKFLKEADEEVLNAHKIQTKLIQDEASGNKSEISMLLIHSQDHLMTCMSEKNLIREIIELRKELKNKN from the coding sequence ATGGAAGAGATAGTTTTAAATATTATAATACATTCAGGAAATGCAAAAGCAAAACTTTATGAAGCGCTTCACGCTTCAAAAGAAAATGATTTTGATAAAGCAGATAAGTTTTTAAAAGAAGCGGATGAAGAAGTATTAAACGCTCATAAAATACAAACTAAATTAATCCAAGATGAAGCATCAGGAAATAAAAGTGAGATATCAATGTTATTAATACATTCTCAAGATCACTTAATGACTTGTATGAGTGAAAAAAATCTTATAAGAGAAATTATTGAACTAAGAAAAGAGCTAAAAAATAAAAATTAA
- a CDS encoding PTS sugar transporter subunit IIB, which produces MKKKIYLFCSAGMSTSLLASKMQKVADEHNLPIEVEAFPYLEIDKIVEEKNPDCILLGPQVKYMYNEIKAKFETESLPVAVIDMTDYGTMNGEKVLKTAIKLIKASKKSNA; this is translated from the coding sequence ATGAAAAAGAAAATTTATTTATTTTGTAGCGCAGGTATGTCAACAAGCTTATTAGCAAGTAAAATGCAAAAGGTAGCAGATGAACATAATTTACCAATAGAGGTAGAAGCTTTTCCATATTTAGAAATAGATAAAATCGTGGAAGAAAAAAATCCAGATTGTATATTATTAGGACCTCAAGTTAAGTACATGTACAATGAAATAAAAGCAAAATTTGAAACAGAATCGTTACCAGTAGCAGTAATAGACATGACTGATTATGGAACTATGAATGGAGAAAAAGTTTTAAAGACAGCAATAAAGTTAATAAAGGCTAGCAAAAAATCAAATGCATAA
- the celB gene encoding PTS cellobiose transporter subunit IIC has translation MNRFMSGLEKVLMPLAEKIGQNKLLIAIRDGFLVSSPLLIIGSIFLLIANFPIPGWEEFWAQFFGADWTAKLSHPVAATFDVMTLLAVFGIGYSYAKQTDVDPIASAAVAMVAFFILTPFSIGYTPEGATEAVSITGIPLGWMGSKGMFVGMITAITSVKLFGAVTKKGWVIKMPEGVPPTVAKSFAALIPSAVVMVVYFIINTLFGLTPYGNVHEFIYKFLQMPLLHLGNSLGAMVVAYIFLHFFWFFGINGGSVVGAVYNPILKILSAENLEAFKAGIEIPNIITGQFQDMFATFGGAGSTLSLLIAMILICKSKRIKSLGKLSVLPGIFGINEPIIFGLPIMLNPILLVPFVLVPTVNIIITYFCMSAGLVPLTNGVQLPWTTPIIFSGFLTTGWQGAVLQVILLILGVFMYMPFIKMLDNQYLKEEKEHEEDDLDEDLSFDDLTF, from the coding sequence ATGAATAGATTTATGTCAGGTCTTGAAAAAGTACTTATGCCTTTGGCTGAAAAGATAGGGCAAAACAAATTGCTTATAGCAATAAGAGATGGTTTCTTAGTATCATCTCCACTATTAATAATAGGTTCAATATTTTTATTAATAGCTAACTTCCCAATTCCAGGATGGGAAGAATTCTGGGCACAATTCTTTGGTGCAGATTGGACAGCAAAATTATCACATCCAGTTGCTGCAACATTTGATGTAATGACATTACTTGCAGTATTTGGAATAGGTTATTCATATGCAAAGCAAACCGATGTTGATCCAATAGCATCAGCTGCAGTAGCAATGGTTGCATTTTTCATATTAACTCCATTTAGTATAGGATATACTCCAGAAGGTGCAACTGAAGCAGTATCAATTACTGGTATACCTTTAGGATGGATGGGATCTAAAGGTATGTTTGTTGGTATGATAACAGCAATAACTTCTGTTAAATTATTTGGTGCAGTTACTAAAAAAGGTTGGGTAATAAAGATGCCAGAAGGCGTTCCTCCAACTGTTGCAAAATCATTTGCAGCACTTATACCAAGTGCAGTTGTAATGGTAGTATATTTTATAATTAATACATTATTTGGATTAACTCCTTATGGGAATGTACACGAATTCATATATAAATTTTTACAAATGCCATTATTACATTTAGGAAATAGTTTAGGAGCTATGGTAGTAGCTTACATATTCTTACATTTCTTCTGGTTCTTTGGAATAAATGGAGGAAGTGTTGTAGGAGCAGTATATAATCCAATATTAAAAATATTATCAGCTGAAAACTTAGAAGCATTTAAAGCTGGAATTGAAATACCAAACATAATAACTGGTCAATTTCAAGATATGTTTGCTACTTTCGGAGGAGCAGGAAGTACATTATCTCTTTTAATAGCTATGATATTAATATGTAAGAGTAAACGTATTAAATCATTAGGTAAATTATCAGTATTACCAGGTATATTTGGTATAAATGAACCAATAATATTTGGTTTACCAATAATGTTAAATCCAATATTATTAGTACCATTTGTATTAGTTCCTACTGTAAATATAATAATAACTTACTTCTGTATGTCAGCAGGATTAGTTCCTTTAACTAATGGTGTACAATTACCATGGACGACACCAATAATTTTCTCAGGATTTTTAACAACAGGATGGCAAGGAGCGGTATTACAAGTAATATTATTAATATTAGGTGTATTTATGTATATGCCATTTATAAAAAT